A window of Hyperolius riggenbachi isolate aHypRig1 chromosome 1, aHypRig1.pri, whole genome shotgun sequence contains these coding sequences:
- the NRTN gene encoding neurturin gives MKVWKRTAPALILLCALLSLLICTEVFFQSWKFSSASSQPVTGLSPKKQRRFPRATDRKPPMITQYTALFESYTQGEIRELVSTLVERYSQSLHSGDDPKNAPRMKRARVRKQPCTIKELEVRVSELGLGYVSDETVLFRYCSGTCEAAIRNYDLSLQSIRGKKKLKKEKVRARPCCRPLAYDDDISFLDSKNHYHTIKEVSAKDCGCV, from the exons ATGAAGGTATGGAAGAGGACAGCTCCCGCTTTGATACTGCTCTGTGCTCTGTTGTCCCTACTGATTTGCACAGAAGTCTTCTTCCAGAGCTGGAAATTCAGTTCAGCCTCCTCTCAGCCTGTAACAGGTTTATCACCAAAGAAACAACGAAGGTTCCCAAGAGCCACAGATCGCAAGCCACCTATGATTACCCAAT ACACTGCTCTTTTCGAAAGCTACACTCAAGGGGAGATAAGAGAGCTTGTGTCTACTCTGGTAGAAAGGTACAGTCAGTCCTTACATTCTGGAGACGATCCCAAAAATGCTCCCAGAATGAAGAGAGCACGCGTTCGCAAACAGCCATGCACCATAAAAGAGCTCGAAGTGAGGGTCAGCGAGTTGGGTCTGGGATATGTGTCAGACGAGACGGTTCTGTTCCGCTACTGCAGTGGTACATGCGAAGCAGCTATACGCAACTACGACCTGTCTTTACAGAGCATTCGAGGCAAAAAGAAATTAAAGAAAGAGAAGGTGAGAGCCAGACCTTGCTGCAGGCCTTTAGCGTACGATGATGATATCTCTTTTCTGGACTCCAAAAATCATTACCATACTATCAAAGAGGTCTCTGCAAAGGACTGTGGCTGTGTCTGA